From a single Brassica napus cultivar Da-Ae chromosome C9, Da-Ae, whole genome shotgun sequence genomic region:
- the LOC106446076 gene encoding uncharacterized protein LOC106446076 isoform X1, translated as MVLVCFVLDLRNISPSLIGDLKQSFLNLANLHAVSSPVDSLADRIGLCYIQKDPISGNDQLKVAYTPSGNFCLRDFHHAVNSLPMDAFVPEIDESGAISCRDLKLSSVLCDRAMYSWGGRDIMRKVIVLSSCFPEDMDSEARNTLMDAADKCVSVEFLLLDKRASHLSYTQEKTNRFLRCLSDLDNCSFQTCIPDGKSLRGLENKWLQDLKDDSGESLQVQFIFKRNLVGSVNKIVCNLSAATNQIVDGFKPCQTCRCHGIPVRDSVEITTEKLQCSVTNHDLGKYDVIESSVKVGERTVLFLPSVDSLQKLHPISSQIDFTVIERTNLTSINEGIIIGRPYIVNPSTCHEAEDSSEEMDQPDLNTQIFQGLCGALYSMDQGLVCSSDCNLDTRQVVEFHCYYILQPSENGPMLLRRLAGSEEVLPTSSSVSQFAGSSIPREVEISVKGALLEIESKDYNPLTHNRGFHQKLNLIVKESLQFGSLHSNLDDATCEVSSAVSDPVVSMAQTFQCITNPHREEETRQEIQITDEEDKATASITKEWEQLVVTEVRMKSPSPVLTTPKPNTNRPFLSPNNKQADMKTSMILERLEAPRKMRGKVGSPSVVVTSSQTSPDVSVLSQKKPLIPFQTSQVSNHQTTSSSQLMKPSFQRLKRKHK; from the exons ATGGTGCTAGTATGCTTCGTCTTGGATCTGCGCAACATCTCGCCGTCCCTGATCGGAGATCTAAAGCAG TCGTTTCTGAATCTCGCCAATCTACACGCCGTTTCGTCTCCGGTAGATTCTCTCGCTGATCGGATTGGTTTGTGTTATATCCAGAAGGATCCGATTTCTGGAAACGATCag TTGAAAGTTGCGTACACTCCCAGTGGAAACTTCTGCCTTCGCGACTTCCATCACGCTGTTAACAGCTTGCCTATGGATGCGTTTGTACCTGAGATCGATGAATCGGGAGCCATATCTTGCAGAG ATCTTAAGCTATCGAGTGTTCTGTGTGATCGAGCTATGTACTCGTGGGGAGGTAGAGACATCATGAGGAAAGTTATCGTACTGAGTTCATGCTTCCCTGAAGATATGGATTCTGAAGCGAGGAACACTCTTATG gATGCAGCAGATAAATGTGTGTCGGTTGAGTTTCTTTTGCTTGACAAGAGAGCAAGTCATCTGAGCTATACGCAGGAGAAGACTAATAGATTCCTCAGATGTCTCTCGGATCTTGACAATTGTTCATTTCAGACTTGCATCCCAG ATGGAAAATCACTTCGTGGCCTTGAAAATAAATGGCTCCAGGATCTAAAGGATGACAGTGGAGAATCACTGCAGGTCCAATTTATCTTCAAACGTAACCTTGTTGGCTCAGTGAACAAGATCGTCTGCAATCTAAGTGCAGCCACAAATCAGATTGTCGACGGATTTAAACCTTGTCAA ACATGCAGGTGTCATGGAATCCCAGTACGAGATTCAGTGGAAATCACAACAGAGAAGCTGCAATGCTCTGTGACCAATCATGATCTTGGAAAGTATGATGTTATTGAAAGTTCTGTGAAAGTTGGTGAGAGAACTGTTCTGTTTTTGCCTTCAGTAGATAGCCTCCAGAAACTTCACCCAATCTCTTCCCAGATTGATTTCACAGTAATTGAGAGGACTAATCTAACTTCTATTAATGAAG GCATAATTATTGGGAGGCCTTACATTGTAAACCCTTCAACTTGTCATGAAGCGGAAGATTCTTCAGAAGAGATGGATCAACCAGATCTGAACACTCAGA TTTTTCAGGGACTATGTGGTGCATTATACTCAATGGACCAAGGCTTGGTTTGTTCTTCGGACTGTAATCTGGACACCAGGCAAGTCGTGGAATTTCATTGTTATTACATTCTTCAACCGTCAGAAAACGGTCCAATGCTTCTGAGG AGATTGGCAGGGTCAGAGGAAGTCCTTCCTACTTCCTCCAGTGTCAGTCAGTTTGCTGGATCCTCTATTCCTAGAGAAGTCGAGATTTCTGTCAAAGGCGCTTTGTTAGAG ATTGAATCAAAAGACTACAATCCTCTGACTCACAACAGAGGCTTCCACCAAAAACTGAACCTCATTGTGAAAGAAAGTCTTCAATTTGG TTCACTACATTCAAACTTGGACGACGCAACATGCGAAGTGAGCTCAGCTGTTTCAGATCCTGTAGTTTCAATGGCACAGACATTCCAATGCATAACAAATCCACACAGAGAAGAAGAAACGCGTCAGGAAATTCAGATAACTGATGAAGAAGACAAAGCAACAGCTTCCATTACTAAAGAATGGGAACAACTAGTAGTCACTGAGGTTCGCATGAAGTCTCCTTCTCCGGTTTTGACTACACCCAAACCAAATACAAACCGCCCATTTCTGTCGCCTAACAACAAGCAGGCGGATATGAAAACGTCTATGATATTGGAAAGACTTGAAGCTCCGAGAAAGATGAGAGGGAAAGTTGGATCACCAAGCGTAGTTGTCACAAGTAGTCAAACTTCACCGGATGTCTCAGTCTTGTCTCAGAAGAAGCCTCTGATTCCTTTTCAGACTAGTCAGGTTTCAAACCACCAGACTACTTCATCAAGCCAGCTCATGAAACCCAGCTTTCAGAGGCTGAAACGAAAGCATAAGTGA
- the LOC106446076 gene encoding uncharacterized protein LOC106446076 isoform X2, whose amino-acid sequence MVLVCFVLDLRNISPSLIGDLKQLKVAYTPSGNFCLRDFHHAVNSLPMDAFVPEIDESGAISCRDLKLSSVLCDRAMYSWGGRDIMRKVIVLSSCFPEDMDSEARNTLMDAADKCVSVEFLLLDKRASHLSYTQEKTNRFLRCLSDLDNCSFQTCIPDGKSLRGLENKWLQDLKDDSGESLQVQFIFKRNLVGSVNKIVCNLSAATNQIVDGFKPCQTCRCHGIPVRDSVEITTEKLQCSVTNHDLGKYDVIESSVKVGERTVLFLPSVDSLQKLHPISSQIDFTVIERTNLTSINEGIIIGRPYIVNPSTCHEAEDSSEEMDQPDLNTQIFQGLCGALYSMDQGLVCSSDCNLDTRQVVEFHCYYILQPSENGPMLLRRLAGSEEVLPTSSSVSQFAGSSIPREVEISVKGALLEIESKDYNPLTHNRGFHQKLNLIVKESLQFGSLHSNLDDATCEVSSAVSDPVVSMAQTFQCITNPHREEETRQEIQITDEEDKATASITKEWEQLVVTEVRMKSPSPVLTTPKPNTNRPFLSPNNKQADMKTSMILERLEAPRKMRGKVGSPSVVVTSSQTSPDVSVLSQKKPLIPFQTSQVSNHQTTSSSQLMKPSFQRLKRKHK is encoded by the exons ATGGTGCTAGTATGCTTCGTCTTGGATCTGCGCAACATCTCGCCGTCCCTGATCGGAGATCTAAAGCAG TTGAAAGTTGCGTACACTCCCAGTGGAAACTTCTGCCTTCGCGACTTCCATCACGCTGTTAACAGCTTGCCTATGGATGCGTTTGTACCTGAGATCGATGAATCGGGAGCCATATCTTGCAGAG ATCTTAAGCTATCGAGTGTTCTGTGTGATCGAGCTATGTACTCGTGGGGAGGTAGAGACATCATGAGGAAAGTTATCGTACTGAGTTCATGCTTCCCTGAAGATATGGATTCTGAAGCGAGGAACACTCTTATG gATGCAGCAGATAAATGTGTGTCGGTTGAGTTTCTTTTGCTTGACAAGAGAGCAAGTCATCTGAGCTATACGCAGGAGAAGACTAATAGATTCCTCAGATGTCTCTCGGATCTTGACAATTGTTCATTTCAGACTTGCATCCCAG ATGGAAAATCACTTCGTGGCCTTGAAAATAAATGGCTCCAGGATCTAAAGGATGACAGTGGAGAATCACTGCAGGTCCAATTTATCTTCAAACGTAACCTTGTTGGCTCAGTGAACAAGATCGTCTGCAATCTAAGTGCAGCCACAAATCAGATTGTCGACGGATTTAAACCTTGTCAA ACATGCAGGTGTCATGGAATCCCAGTACGAGATTCAGTGGAAATCACAACAGAGAAGCTGCAATGCTCTGTGACCAATCATGATCTTGGAAAGTATGATGTTATTGAAAGTTCTGTGAAAGTTGGTGAGAGAACTGTTCTGTTTTTGCCTTCAGTAGATAGCCTCCAGAAACTTCACCCAATCTCTTCCCAGATTGATTTCACAGTAATTGAGAGGACTAATCTAACTTCTATTAATGAAG GCATAATTATTGGGAGGCCTTACATTGTAAACCCTTCAACTTGTCATGAAGCGGAAGATTCTTCAGAAGAGATGGATCAACCAGATCTGAACACTCAGA TTTTTCAGGGACTATGTGGTGCATTATACTCAATGGACCAAGGCTTGGTTTGTTCTTCGGACTGTAATCTGGACACCAGGCAAGTCGTGGAATTTCATTGTTATTACATTCTTCAACCGTCAGAAAACGGTCCAATGCTTCTGAGG AGATTGGCAGGGTCAGAGGAAGTCCTTCCTACTTCCTCCAGTGTCAGTCAGTTTGCTGGATCCTCTATTCCTAGAGAAGTCGAGATTTCTGTCAAAGGCGCTTTGTTAGAG ATTGAATCAAAAGACTACAATCCTCTGACTCACAACAGAGGCTTCCACCAAAAACTGAACCTCATTGTGAAAGAAAGTCTTCAATTTGG TTCACTACATTCAAACTTGGACGACGCAACATGCGAAGTGAGCTCAGCTGTTTCAGATCCTGTAGTTTCAATGGCACAGACATTCCAATGCATAACAAATCCACACAGAGAAGAAGAAACGCGTCAGGAAATTCAGATAACTGATGAAGAAGACAAAGCAACAGCTTCCATTACTAAAGAATGGGAACAACTAGTAGTCACTGAGGTTCGCATGAAGTCTCCTTCTCCGGTTTTGACTACACCCAAACCAAATACAAACCGCCCATTTCTGTCGCCTAACAACAAGCAGGCGGATATGAAAACGTCTATGATATTGGAAAGACTTGAAGCTCCGAGAAAGATGAGAGGGAAAGTTGGATCACCAAGCGTAGTTGTCACAAGTAGTCAAACTTCACCGGATGTCTCAGTCTTGTCTCAGAAGAAGCCTCTGATTCCTTTTCAGACTAGTCAGGTTTCAAACCACCAGACTACTTCATCAAGCCAGCTCATGAAACCCAGCTTTCAGAGGCTGAAACGAAAGCATAAGTGA
- the LOC106446076 gene encoding uncharacterized protein LOC106446076 isoform X3, with the protein MDAFVPEIDESGAISCRDLKLSSVLCDRAMYSWGGRDIMRKVIVLSSCFPEDMDSEARNTLMDAADKCVSVEFLLLDKRASHLSYTQEKTNRFLRCLSDLDNCSFQTCIPDGKSLRGLENKWLQDLKDDSGESLQVQFIFKRNLVGSVNKIVCNLSAATNQIVDGFKPCQTCRCHGIPVRDSVEITTEKLQCSVTNHDLGKYDVIESSVKVGERTVLFLPSVDSLQKLHPISSQIDFTVIERTNLTSINEGIIIGRPYIVNPSTCHEAEDSSEEMDQPDLNTQIFQGLCGALYSMDQGLVCSSDCNLDTRQVVEFHCYYILQPSENGPMLLRRLAGSEEVLPTSSSVSQFAGSSIPREVEISVKGALLEIESKDYNPLTHNRGFHQKLNLIVKESLQFGSLHSNLDDATCEVSSAVSDPVVSMAQTFQCITNPHREEETRQEIQITDEEDKATASITKEWEQLVVTEVRMKSPSPVLTTPKPNTNRPFLSPNNKQADMKTSMILERLEAPRKMRGKVGSPSVVVTSSQTSPDVSVLSQKKPLIPFQTSQVSNHQTTSSSQLMKPSFQRLKRKHK; encoded by the exons ATGGATGCGTTTGTACCTGAGATCGATGAATCGGGAGCCATATCTTGCAGAG ATCTTAAGCTATCGAGTGTTCTGTGTGATCGAGCTATGTACTCGTGGGGAGGTAGAGACATCATGAGGAAAGTTATCGTACTGAGTTCATGCTTCCCTGAAGATATGGATTCTGAAGCGAGGAACACTCTTATG gATGCAGCAGATAAATGTGTGTCGGTTGAGTTTCTTTTGCTTGACAAGAGAGCAAGTCATCTGAGCTATACGCAGGAGAAGACTAATAGATTCCTCAGATGTCTCTCGGATCTTGACAATTGTTCATTTCAGACTTGCATCCCAG ATGGAAAATCACTTCGTGGCCTTGAAAATAAATGGCTCCAGGATCTAAAGGATGACAGTGGAGAATCACTGCAGGTCCAATTTATCTTCAAACGTAACCTTGTTGGCTCAGTGAACAAGATCGTCTGCAATCTAAGTGCAGCCACAAATCAGATTGTCGACGGATTTAAACCTTGTCAA ACATGCAGGTGTCATGGAATCCCAGTACGAGATTCAGTGGAAATCACAACAGAGAAGCTGCAATGCTCTGTGACCAATCATGATCTTGGAAAGTATGATGTTATTGAAAGTTCTGTGAAAGTTGGTGAGAGAACTGTTCTGTTTTTGCCTTCAGTAGATAGCCTCCAGAAACTTCACCCAATCTCTTCCCAGATTGATTTCACAGTAATTGAGAGGACTAATCTAACTTCTATTAATGAAG GCATAATTATTGGGAGGCCTTACATTGTAAACCCTTCAACTTGTCATGAAGCGGAAGATTCTTCAGAAGAGATGGATCAACCAGATCTGAACACTCAGA TTTTTCAGGGACTATGTGGTGCATTATACTCAATGGACCAAGGCTTGGTTTGTTCTTCGGACTGTAATCTGGACACCAGGCAAGTCGTGGAATTTCATTGTTATTACATTCTTCAACCGTCAGAAAACGGTCCAATGCTTCTGAGG AGATTGGCAGGGTCAGAGGAAGTCCTTCCTACTTCCTCCAGTGTCAGTCAGTTTGCTGGATCCTCTATTCCTAGAGAAGTCGAGATTTCTGTCAAAGGCGCTTTGTTAGAG ATTGAATCAAAAGACTACAATCCTCTGACTCACAACAGAGGCTTCCACCAAAAACTGAACCTCATTGTGAAAGAAAGTCTTCAATTTGG TTCACTACATTCAAACTTGGACGACGCAACATGCGAAGTGAGCTCAGCTGTTTCAGATCCTGTAGTTTCAATGGCACAGACATTCCAATGCATAACAAATCCACACAGAGAAGAAGAAACGCGTCAGGAAATTCAGATAACTGATGAAGAAGACAAAGCAACAGCTTCCATTACTAAAGAATGGGAACAACTAGTAGTCACTGAGGTTCGCATGAAGTCTCCTTCTCCGGTTTTGACTACACCCAAACCAAATACAAACCGCCCATTTCTGTCGCCTAACAACAAGCAGGCGGATATGAAAACGTCTATGATATTGGAAAGACTTGAAGCTCCGAGAAAGATGAGAGGGAAAGTTGGATCACCAAGCGTAGTTGTCACAAGTAGTCAAACTTCACCGGATGTCTCAGTCTTGTCTCAGAAGAAGCCTCTGATTCCTTTTCAGACTAGTCAGGTTTCAAACCACCAGACTACTTCATCAAGCCAGCTCATGAAACCCAGCTTTCAGAGGCTGAAACGAAAGCATAAGTGA